The bacterium genomic sequence TTCAACCGCAGGCAGGGCATCGTCATGTACGGCGGATACCTCGGCGCCATGGCCGGCACGTATGGCTATGTCCGTTACAAAAAACACCCTTTTTTGCCGCTCATGGATATCGCCGCGACGTACTTCGGCCTCGGCCTCGCCATCCATCGGACCTTCGCCTGCTTCATGGCGGGCTGCTGCTACGGCGAGCCGACCTCGCTTCCCTGGGGGGTCGTTTTTCCCGACGGATCGCGCCCGGACAAGGTCTGGGGCGCGCAGCCGCTCCATCCGACGCAGCTTTACGAGGCGTTTTTCGGCCTTTGCATGTTTGCCACGGTGATGATCTATCGCGAGAAAAAGCGAAACCGCATCTACGGCGAGCTGTTCGCGATCCAGCTTGCGATGTACGGCGTCGGCCGCTTCGCCATTGAATCCGTGCGCGGCGACGTCAGCCGGGGCACCTTCGGACCCCTCTCGACAAGCCAGTGGATCAGCGTCGCCATGATTGGCGCCGCCGCCGGGCTCGCGATATACTGCGTCCGCCAAAAACGGCGG encodes the following:
- the lgt gene encoding prolipoprotein diacylglyceryl transferase, which codes for MHPILFSIGDTDIHFFQVFFPLTLLFGAVASTRRAAREGFNPELILTMLVWTVIGLMVGARFIDVIVHPGTYLADPSRLFNRRQGIVMYGGYLGAMAGTYGYVRYKKHPFLPLMDIAATYFGLGLAIHRTFACFMAGCCYGEPTSLPWGVVFPDGSRPDKVWGAQPLHPTQLYEAFFGLCMFATVMIYREKKRNRIYGELFAIQLAMYGVGRFAIESVRGDVSRGTFGPLSTSQWISVAMIGAAAGLAIYCVRQKRRIRDGRIKPEGVVYRAPATV